From the genome of Longispora fulva:
GGGCCGGCCGGGCCGGGGCGGGCCTGGCCGGTGCCGCGACGGCCGGGCCGGCGACCAGGCCGACCATGGCCACGGCCGCCACGGCGACGGAGACGAGTTTGGGCACAGCGAGGGTTCTGTACATCGTGGATCCTCTGAGGGGAGGGGTGAGGTGTGATGCGAAGAATTTCATGCCGTACCGCCGGGAACAACGCGCCGAGGGGATGCGAAAACCGCAGGCGGGGCATAACATCGGCGTCCCGTGACCACCCGGCGGGTACCGTGGCCCGTCCCGAGAGAGGACCCGCCGATGGAGCTGGAACTACGGCATCTGCGGATCCTGTGCGCCCTCGCCGACCTGGGCAGCGTCGGCCGGGCCGCCGTCGCGGTGGGAGCCACCCAGCCGGCGATGAGCACCCAGCTGCGGCGGATCGAGCGGATGTTCGGCGAGCCGCTGTTCCTGCGCAGCGGCACCGGAGTGGAACTGACCCCGCACGGCCTGGAGGTCGTCGCCCAGGCCCGCGAGGTGCTGGCCCGCGCGGACAACCTGGGCCGCCGGCCCGCCACCCCGCCCGTGCGCACCCTGCGCCTCGGCGCGATCAACACCCCGGCCCTGCCCGGCCTCCTCGCCCGGCTGCGGGGCGCGATGCCGGACCTGCGCGTGGTGGTGATCAACGAGTACGCCACCGGCGACCTCGTCACCCTGCTCGAGAACGACCAGCTCGACGTGGCCCTCGGCGCGGACTACCCCGGCCGGGAACTCGCGCTCTCCCCCGGTCTGGCCCACCGCGCCATCGTCACCGAGCCGACGTTCGTGGCACTGCCCCCCGACCACCGGCTCGCGCACCACACCGAGGTACCGCTCAGCGAACTGTCCGGCGACGCCTGGTTCGTCACCCCGGACGACGGGGCCGGCTGGCCCGGCGTCTTCTACGCCGCGTGCCGGGCGGCGGGCTTCACGCCGGACACGGTGCACGAGGTCATGGCACTCGACCAGCTGGAGGCGATGATCTTCCAGGGGATGGGCGTGACGGCGGTGCAGCCGACCCACCGGGCAAGCGACCGGATGCTGATCAGACCACTGGCCGGCACGCCGATCTGGTTCCGGCACCTGCTGCTGTGGCGCACGGACAGCCCGTGCGGGGACGTGGCCGACGCGCTGCACCACTACGTCACCGGCGCGTACCGGGACCTGATCGCGCACGCGCCGCACTACCAGGCATGGGCCACCCGCCACTACGCGGCACCACGCCCCTAGCCTCCACCACCGGCGCACCGTCCCCGTGGAGGGCGCCGCCAGCCGTTATACGCTGAGCGGATGCCGGACACCCAGTACGAGGACCTCCTGCGGCACGTGTTGTCGACGGGGACCCGCAAGGAAGACCGCACGGGCACGGGGACGCGCTCGGTGTTCGGGTACCAGATGAGGTTCGCCCTGGATCGCGGATTCCCGCTGGTCACGACCAAGCGGGTGCACTTCCGGTCCGTCGCCTACGAGCTGCTGTGGTTCCTGCGCGGCGACCGCAACGTCGGCTGGCTGCGCGAGAACCGGGTCACGATCTGGGACGAGTGGGCGGCCCCCGACGGCGACCTCGGCCCGGTCTACGGGGTCCAGTGGCGCTCCTGGCCGACCCCGGACGGCGGCCACATCGACCAGATCAGTGAGCTCCTGACGACTCTGCGTGAGAATCCGGACTCCCGGCGCATGATCGTGTCGGCCTGGAACGTCGGGGAGATCCCCCAGATGGCGCTGCCGCCGTGCCACGCGTTCTTCCAGTTCCACGTGGCCGACGGCAGGCTGTCCTGCCAGCTCTACCAGCGCAGCGCCGACCTGTTCCTGGGCGTGCCGTTCAACATCGCCAGCTACGCGCTGCTGACCCACATGATCGCCGCGCAGGTCGGCCTGGAGGTCGGCGACTTCATCTGGACGGGCGGGGACTGCCACATCTACGACAACCACGTCGACCAGGTGACCGAACAGCTCAGCCGGGAGGCCTACGAGTTCCCCCGCCTGACCCTGCATAAGGCCGACTCGCTGTTCGACTACGCCTACGAGGACTTCGAGATCGTCGGCTACCGGCACCACCCGGCGATCAAGGCCCCGGTGGCGGTATGACCCTCGGGCTGATCTGGGCACAGGCCGCCAACGGCGTGATCGGCCTGGACGGCGCCCTGCCGTGGCACCTGCCGGAGGACATGGCGCACTTCCGGACCCTGACCGCCGGCGCCACGATGATCATGGGTCGCAAGACGTGGGACTCGTTGCCGGCCCGGTTCCGGCCGCTGCCCGGCCGGCGCAACCTGGTGCTGACCCGGCAGACCGGCTGGCGGGCCGAGGGCGCCGAGGTGTTCGCCTCCCTCGCCGAGGCCCTGGCGGCGGCGGCCGGCGCGGACGTCTGGGTGATGGGCGGTGCCGCGGTCTACGCAGAGGCGCTGCCGCTCGCCGACCGGGTGGTGGTGACAGAGCTGGCCGAGGCGTTCGACGGCGACGTGTCCGCGCCGGAGGTGCACCGGCCGGTGCTCGCCGCGACCGACTGGGCCGAGTCGAGCACCGGGCTGCACTATCGGTGGGTCACCTACGGCGGATAGCCGCCGTCAGGCATCGCCATCGCGCGACATGTCGGCGCCGCCGTCAGGCGCCGCTGTGGTGGAGCATGTCCTCACGGTCGACGACCTTCACCCGTTCGCGGCCCTCGGCGGTGCCCAGGTCACGCTCGTGGGCGTCGAGCTGGTTCCAGCCGGCCCACGTGGTGTACCGGACGCCCTGGTCGCGCAGGTGGGCGACGACGGCGTCGGGCTCCGGGGCCGCCGCGCCGGGCAGGTCGCCGGCCGCGTGGTCGGCGAGCAGGCAGGCGACCGTCTCGTTGGCGTCGCCCTTGGTGTGGCCGATCAGGCCGACGGGGCCGCGCTTGATCCAGCCGGTGACGTACGTGCCGGTCTGGTGGGAGCCGTCTGCGGCGAGGACCCGGCCGGACCGGTGCGGGACGGTGCCGGAGATCGGGTCGAAGGGGAGCTTGGGCAGCTCGTCGGAGTAGTAGCCGACGGCGCGGTAGACGGCTCGCACGTCCCAGTCGGTGAACCGGCCGGTGCCCCGGACATTGCCGGTGCCGTCGAGTTCGGTTCGCTCGGTGCGCAGGCCGCTCACCCGGCCGTCGGCGCCGAGCACCTCGACCGGGGACTCGAAGAAGTGCAGGTGCACCCGGTGCCGGCGGTCGCCGACATCGCGGATGGCCCAGTTCTCGATGGTCGAGGCGACCATGTCGACGTGCTTGCTGGCCCGGCGCTCGGCGGCCGAGCCCTCGTCGTACTCGATGTCCTCCGGGTCGACGATGACCTCGATGTTCGGAGAGTGGTCGAGTTCGCGCAGCTCCATGGGGCTGAACTTGGCCTGGGCCGGGCCTCGACGGGCGAAGACGTGCACCTCCCGGGCCCGGTTGCCGCGCAGGCCGGCGTGCACGTTCGGCGGGATCTCGGTGGGCAGCAGCTCCTCGGCGGTCTTGGCCAGGATCCGGGCCACGTCCAGGGCGACGTTGCCGGCGCCGAGGACGGCGACCTTCTCCGCGTCCAGCGGCCACGTGCGCGGCACGTCGGGGTGCCCGTCGTACCAGGAGACGAAGTCCGCCGCGCCGTAGGAGCCGTCCAGGCCGACGCCGGGGATGTCCAGCGCCCGGTCGGCGGTCGCGCCGGTGGCGAAGACCGTGGCGTCGTAGAACCGGTGCAGGTCGTCGAGGGTGAGGTCGTTCGGGTAGTCGACGTTGCCGAACAGCCGGATCTGCGGCTTGTCCAGCACCTTGTGCAGGGCGGTCACGATGCCCTTGATCCGCGGGTGGTCGGGGGCCACGCCGTAGCGGATCAGCCCGAAGGGGGCCGGCATCCGTTCGAACAGGTCGATCGAGACCCCGGGCTCGGCGGCGGCGTCGGACTTCAGCAGGGCATCGGCGGCGTAGACCCCGGCGGGGCCGGCTCCGACGATCGCGATCCGGATCGGGCGGGACATGACAGGACGCTCCTCCGAGCAGACGGGTCGGCGGGCGGACCGATGGTTGCTTGCAGTAAACCCGGGCCGCGCGCGGTCGGGTAGGCGGCCAGCGCCGATAGGGTCATAGGTCACACCTATGAGTCCTGGCGGCGGAGGTACCGCTAGCCGTACCCCGAAGAGGAGTGGCTGCGGGATCGTGCGGGGCCGGCCGGTTGGGGAGGCTCGATGGCATGCAAACGAGGGACCGGTTCGTTGACGCGCTGCGGGCGCTGGGCACCGTGGCGGTGGTACTGCTGCACTGGCTCATGCCGGTCGTGGCCTGGGACGGCCACCGGCTGGACATCGGCAACGCGCTGTCGGGCACCGGCGGTTGGGCGGTGACCTGGGTGGCCCAGATCATGCCGCTGATGTTCTTCGCCGCCGGGTGCGCCACGTACGGCTCGCTGCGCCGGTCGACCGACGGCTGGTCGTTCCTGCGCCGCCGGCTCGGACGGCTGCTGTGGCCGATCGGCGTGTTCCTCGCGGTGTGGGCCGTGGCCGGGCCGGCGCTCGTCGCCGCCGGGGTGCCGTGGGCCGCCGTCCGGCGCGCGGCCGGCACCGCCCCGCAACTGCTGTGGTTCATCGCCGTGTACCTGCTGGTGCTCGCCTGCGCCCCGCTGTTCGGCCGGCTGCACGGCCGGTACCGGTGGAAGGTGCTGGTCGGGCTCGCCGGGTGCGCCGTCGCGGTGGACGTGGCCCGGTTCGCCACCGGCGTCACCGAACTCGGCTACCTCAACGCCGTGGTCGTCTGGCTCATCCCGCACCAGCTCGGCTTCTTCCACGCCGACGGCACCCTCGCCGGCTGGTCACGCCGCCGACTGGGGGCGGTCGCCGGGGCCGGAGTGGCGGTGCTGGCCGGCCTCGTGGCGCTCGGCCCGTACCCGGCGAGCATGATCGGGATGCCCGGGGCCGCGATGTCCAACATGAATCCGCCGACGGTGTGCCTGGTGGCGCTCACCGGGTACCAGATAGCGCTCGTCCTGCTCCTGCGACCGCTGATCCTGCGGCTGCCGGACCGGCCGGTGCGGTGGGTCCAGCGGCACAGCATGACCGTGTACCTGTGGCACCTGACCGCCGCCTTCCTGGTCTTCGGGGTGCTCCTGCTCGGCCTCGGCGTCACGCCGCCGGCCCCCGGCACCGCGACCTGGTGGTGGACCCGCCCGCTGTGGCTCGCCGGCCTCGGGCTGCTGCTCGCGGTGTTCGTCGGTGCGTTCCGGTGGGCGGAGCAGCGCGACATGCGGCTGCCCCGGCCGCGGGTCGGACTGCTCGGCTACGTCGGGCTGGCCTGCCTGCTCGGGGCGCTACTGCTGGTCATCACCGGTGGCACGCTGCCGCCGCTGGACCGGGGCCTGGACGGGGTGCTGCGCAGCGACCAGGCCCTGGCCGTGCTGCTCGGCGCGCTCGGCGTGGCACTGGGCGTCCTGGCCCGCCGACCGGCGGCGGGCGCGGTCTCCTCGACCACCTGAGCGGCGCCGGGCAAGGGCGCGACAAGGGGCCCGGAGTGTTGACTCTCATCCGCATAGCCGCGATTGTCGGATAGAGGATGAGATCGCCACTCCGTACCCGGGTGTCTCGTTAGGAAGAAGTGCGCATGAAGAAGCTCCCACAGGTCACCCTGATCTTCTGGATCATGAAGATAGCCGCGACGACACTCGGCGAGACGGCCGGTGACCTCCTCGCGCAGACCATGAAGGTGGGCTACGCGGTCAGCTCGCTCGTCCTGGTGGGCCTGTTCCTCGTCAGCCTGGTGACCCAACTGCGGGCGAAGCGCTTCCACCCGGCGCTGTACTGGACGGTGATCCTGTCGACCAGCACCGCCGGCACCACAATGTCGGACTTCATGAACCGCACCGCCGGCCTCGGCTACGCCACCGGCGCGGTCGTGCTGATCACCCTGTTGGCCGTGGTGTTCTCGATCTGGTACCTGAGCGGGCACACCTTCGCCGTCGACGACATCAGCACGTTCCGCGGCGAGGTGCTGTACTGGGCGGCGATCCTGATCTCCAACACCCTCGGCACGTCCCTGGGCGACTACCTCGCCGACGACACCGGGCTCGGGTTCCTCGGCGGCGCGGTCGTGGTCAGCGGCGCGATCACCCTGACGGTCCTCGCGCGCTACCTCACTCCGGTCTCCACCACACTGTTGTTCTGGGTCGCCTTCGTTCTCACCCGGCCGCTCGGCGCGACGGCCGGCGACTTCTTCAGCAAGCCGACGGTCAAGGGCGGGCTCGGCTACGGCACGGTCGGCGCGTCGCTCATCCTCGGGGGCGTCCTCGTCGCGCTGATCGGGTACTCCCTGTACCAGCAGCGGCGTGCGGCCGTCGCCGACGTACCGCACGACGGGGTACTGCCACCTCTGGAATCCCGGGTCATCACCTGAGCGGGGTTCGGGCGGTGGTGACCGGCGCCGGCCACCACCGCCCGAACACTCTCAGGTCCTTACAGGTTCGGGCCGCTGACCGGGGTCACCGCGACGAGCGAGGACGAGCCCTGGTACGTGCCGTCCACCGTGAAGCCCCAGTTCGGGGTGCTCGGCGCGTAGTACAGCGTGACGGACACGGTGCTGGCGTTGGTCCGGGTGTTGGTGACGTCGAGGAAGTTCCCCGTCTTCGACGCGTCCCAGCCGTGGACGTTGACCGTGAGCGCGCGGTGGCTGTGCAGGCAGGTGATGGTGCCGGTGTAGGCCACGTACGCGGGGTTGATGCCGCCGTTCGCGGGCTGGAACGAGGCGACGCACTCCGGAGTGGCGGCCTGCGCGGAACCGGCGGCGGCCAGGGACAGACCGGCGCCGAGGGTAACGGCGGCCACGGCGGTCACGAGACGCTTGATGTTGCTCAACTCTGCTCCTAAAGCATGTGGATGGACTTCGCCGCCCTCTGACGGGATCACCACGGAAGGCGACGCCGCAGACGCTAACAGGAAATCTTGTGCCCACTTGTCGGCTCAACTGCAACCCTTGTTACCCGGAAGCGACCAGAAAGCAAATTCTTCTGACATGCGGGTACGAGGGGATCGAGCGCTCCGTACAGAGTGGACGGTCTGAGCTGGAGGATCGGCGCACCGGCCAGGTGAACGCATCGACGCCCTTCGGTCACCGTGTGCTCAAGGTCATGTGCGAAACGTCACATGGTTCGATGGGGGCGTGAGACGCAGGTTCATGTGGGTGACGCTGGCCGCCACCGCGCTCGTGATCGTCGTGTTCGCCGTGCCCATGGCCTGGTTCGCGCACCACACCGCCGGGGAGCGCGCGCTGGGCGACGCGCGCCGCGACGCCGACGCGATCGCGGCGGTCCTGCGGGTCACCACCGACCCGAAGGAGGTCTCCGAGGCGCTCGCCGCGATGCCCGCCGGCAGCGAACGGCGGGTCGTGGTGCTGCTGCCCAGCGGCATGTCCATCGGCGCGAGGTCGAGCCCGATGGTGGACCCGGCGCTGGCGGGGGCCGCCGCGCGCGGCCGGCCCGCGACCGTCGCCGTCGAGGGCGGGTACGTGCTGCTGCGGCCAGTCACCGTGGCCGACGGCGGGGTCGCGGTCGCCGAGGTCTACGTGCCCGACGCCGACGCGGCGTGGCGCGTGCGGACCGCGTGGCTCGGGCTCCTCGGGCTGGGCACGCTGCTGCTGGCCGCCTCGGCGCTGCTGGCCGACCGGCTCGCCCGACAGGTCGTCCGGTCCAGCGTGGACCTGGCGCTGGCCGCCGAGCGGCTCGGGGCCGGCGACCTGGAGGTGCGGGTGGACCCGGCCGGGCCGCCGGAGATCCACACGGCCGGGGTGGCGTTCAACGCGATGGCCGCGCGGATCACGGCGTTGCTGGCCATGGAGCGCGAGCTGGTCGCCGACCTGTCGCACCGGCTGCGTACCCCTCTGACGGTGTTGCGGTTGAATGCCGAGTCGCTGCCCGCCGGGTCCGCCCGCGACCGGGTCGTGGAGGCGACCGCCAGCCTGGGGCGCGAGGTCGACGCGATCGTCGCCCGGGCCCGCCGGCCGCTCGTCGTCGAGGAGTCCGGCTCGTGCGACCTCGCCGGGGTGGTGGCCGACCGGATCGCGTTCTGGGCGGTGCTCGCCGAGGACCAGGGCCGACGCCGGCACGAGTCCGGACTCGACACCCCCCTGTACGTGCCGGTGCCCGCCAGCACCGTGCAGGAGGTCCTCGACGTCGTGCTCGGCAACGTCTTCCACCACACCCCGCCGGGGACCACCTACCACGTCGGCCTGCGCCGGATCGGCGACGCCGTCGAACTCGCCGTCGAGGACGCCGGCCCCGGCATCCGCGCGCCGGAACTGGCCCTGGTGCGCGGGAACAGCGGGGCGCACTCAACCGGACTGGGGCTCGACATCGCGCAGCGGTTGGCCGGTACGTGCGGCGGGCGCCTGACCGTGACGTCCTCCGCCCTGGGCGGGGCGCGGGTGGCCCTCACCCTGCCGACGGTCAGCCGGCCGGCGGCCGGACCAGCTTGATGCCGACCCCGCGCACCGTGTGCAGGTACCGGGGCCGGGCCGCCGTCTCGCCCAGCTTGCGGCGCAGCCAGGACACGTGCACGTCGACCGTGCGGTCGTCCCCGCCGTACGGCGAACGCCACACGTCGGCCAGGAGCTGCGGACGGGTCACGACCTGGCCGACGCGGGCCGCGAGATACGCAAGCAGCTCGAACTCCCGCTTGCTCAGGCGCAGCGGCGCGTCGTCCAGCCAGGCCTCACGCGCCGTCAGGTCGACCGTGAGCGTGCCCAGCACGATCGGGGCCGGTGGCCCGGCCTGCTTCGTGCGCCGGAGCACGGCGGCCACCCGGGCGGCGATCTGGGCCACCGAGAACGGTTTGACCACATAGTCGTCGGCGCCCTTGCCGAGCAGCCGGACGATGTCGCGTTCGTCGTCGCGCGCCGTGGCCACGATCACCGGCACCTGGGTCGCGGCCCGGATCATGGTGAGCAGCACCGCGCCGTCGAGGTCCGGCAGGCCGAGATCGAGCAGCACGACGTCTGGGTCACCCTGCGTGACGGCCCGAAGCCCGTCCATCGCCTTGCCCACGGCCTGGACACTGTGGCCATAAGGCGCCAGCTCGCGCACCAGGGTATGGCGGATACCCGGTTCATCCTCGATGACAAGTACGCGGGCCATGACTGGCAACATACCGGAACCACCGACGGCAGTGGGATTCGTGAATAATGCGGGCATGCGTCGTACCACCGTCATGGCCGTCGCCTGGCCCGCCGCCGCCGCAGTGGTCGGCGGCACGGTCTGGCTGAGCGTGTACCCGGCGTTCGTGGCCGATGCCGGCGGCGACCCCGGCCGGCCGCTCCCCCCCGCCCGCAGCGCCGCCCCCTCGCCGAGCGCCTACACCCTGGCCCAGGTGCGCCACCGGGAGCCCTCGCCGACCCCGTCGCCCACCCCGAAGCACTCCCCCACCTCGGTGATCAGGTCGGACGGCGCGGACACGGTCGTGCGGGTCGTGTACACCGACGGCGGCAGCGTCACGCTGTCCTATT
Proteins encoded in this window:
- a CDS encoding LysR family transcriptional regulator, which translates into the protein MELELRHLRILCALADLGSVGRAAVAVGATQPAMSTQLRRIERMFGEPLFLRSGTGVELTPHGLEVVAQAREVLARADNLGRRPATPPVRTLRLGAINTPALPGLLARLRGAMPDLRVVVINEYATGDLVTLLENDQLDVALGADYPGRELALSPGLAHRAIVTEPTFVALPPDHRLAHHTEVPLSELSGDAWFVTPDDGAGWPGVFYAACRAAGFTPDTVHEVMALDQLEAMIFQGMGVTAVQPTHRASDRMLIRPLAGTPIWFRHLLLWRTDSPCGDVADALHHYVTGAYRDLIAHAPHYQAWATRHYAAPRP
- a CDS encoding thymidylate synthase, coding for MPDTQYEDLLRHVLSTGTRKEDRTGTGTRSVFGYQMRFALDRGFPLVTTKRVHFRSVAYELLWFLRGDRNVGWLRENRVTIWDEWAAPDGDLGPVYGVQWRSWPTPDGGHIDQISELLTTLRENPDSRRMIVSAWNVGEIPQMALPPCHAFFQFHVADGRLSCQLYQRSADLFLGVPFNIASYALLTHMIAAQVGLEVGDFIWTGGDCHIYDNHVDQVTEQLSREAYEFPRLTLHKADSLFDYAYEDFEIVGYRHHPAIKAPVAV
- a CDS encoding dihydrofolate reductase; translated protein: MTLGLIWAQAANGVIGLDGALPWHLPEDMAHFRTLTAGATMIMGRKTWDSLPARFRPLPGRRNLVLTRQTGWRAEGAEVFASLAEALAAAAGADVWVMGGAAVYAEALPLADRVVVTELAEAFDGDVSAPEVHRPVLAATDWAESSTGLHYRWVTYGG
- a CDS encoding FAD-dependent oxidoreductase; translated protein: MSRPIRIAIVGAGPAGVYAADALLKSDAAAEPGVSIDLFERMPAPFGLIRYGVAPDHPRIKGIVTALHKVLDKPQIRLFGNVDYPNDLTLDDLHRFYDATVFATGATADRALDIPGVGLDGSYGAADFVSWYDGHPDVPRTWPLDAEKVAVLGAGNVALDVARILAKTAEELLPTEIPPNVHAGLRGNRAREVHVFARRGPAQAKFSPMELRELDHSPNIEVIVDPEDIEYDEGSAAERRASKHVDMVASTIENWAIRDVGDRRHRVHLHFFESPVEVLGADGRVSGLRTERTELDGTGNVRGTGRFTDWDVRAVYRAVGYYSDELPKLPFDPISGTVPHRSGRVLAADGSHQTGTYVTGWIKRGPVGLIGHTKGDANETVACLLADHAAGDLPGAAAPEPDAVVAHLRDQGVRYTTWAGWNQLDAHERDLGTAEGRERVKVVDREDMLHHSGA
- a CDS encoding acyltransferase family protein, with amino-acid sequence MQTRDRFVDALRALGTVAVVLLHWLMPVVAWDGHRLDIGNALSGTGGWAVTWVAQIMPLMFFAAGCATYGSLRRSTDGWSFLRRRLGRLLWPIGVFLAVWAVAGPALVAAGVPWAAVRRAAGTAPQLLWFIAVYLLVLACAPLFGRLHGRYRWKVLVGLAGCAVAVDVARFATGVTELGYLNAVVVWLIPHQLGFFHADGTLAGWSRRRLGAVAGAGVAVLAGLVALGPYPASMIGMPGAAMSNMNPPTVCLVALTGYQIALVLLLRPLILRLPDRPVRWVQRHSMTVYLWHLTAAFLVFGVLLLGLGVTPPAPGTATWWWTRPLWLAGLGLLLAVFVGAFRWAEQRDMRLPRPRVGLLGYVGLACLLGALLLVITGGTLPPLDRGLDGVLRSDQALAVLLGALGVALGVLARRPAAGAVSSTT
- a CDS encoding COG4705 family protein, whose protein sequence is MKKLPQVTLIFWIMKIAATTLGETAGDLLAQTMKVGYAVSSLVLVGLFLVSLVTQLRAKRFHPALYWTVILSTSTAGTTMSDFMNRTAGLGYATGAVVLITLLAVVFSIWYLSGHTFAVDDISTFRGEVLYWAAILISNTLGTSLGDYLADDTGLGFLGGAVVVSGAITLTVLARYLTPVSTTLLFWVAFVLTRPLGATAGDFFSKPTVKGGLGYGTVGASLILGGVLVALIGYSLYQQRRAAVADVPHDGVLPPLESRVIT
- a CDS encoding HAMP domain-containing sensor histidine kinase, translated to MRRRFMWVTLAATALVIVVFAVPMAWFAHHTAGERALGDARRDADAIAAVLRVTTDPKEVSEALAAMPAGSERRVVVLLPSGMSIGARSSPMVDPALAGAAARGRPATVAVEGGYVLLRPVTVADGGVAVAEVYVPDADAAWRVRTAWLGLLGLGTLLLAASALLADRLARQVVRSSVDLALAAERLGAGDLEVRVDPAGPPEIHTAGVAFNAMAARITALLAMERELVADLSHRLRTPLTVLRLNAESLPAGSARDRVVEATASLGREVDAIVARARRPLVVEESGSCDLAGVVADRIAFWAVLAEDQGRRRHESGLDTPLYVPVPASTVQEVLDVVLGNVFHHTPPGTTYHVGLRRIGDAVELAVEDAGPGIRAPELALVRGNSGAHSTGLGLDIAQRLAGTCGGRLTVTSSALGGARVALTLPTVSRPAAGPA
- a CDS encoding response regulator transcription factor, with product MARVLVIEDEPGIRHTLVRELAPYGHSVQAVGKAMDGLRAVTQGDPDVVLLDLGLPDLDGAVLLTMIRAATQVPVIVATARDDERDIVRLLGKGADDYVVKPFSVAQIAARVAAVLRRTKQAGPPAPIVLGTLTVDLTAREAWLDDAPLRLSKREFELLAYLAARVGQVVTRPQLLADVWRSPYGGDDRTVDVHVSWLRRKLGETAARPRYLHTVRGVGIKLVRPPAG